One genomic segment of Centroberyx gerrardi isolate f3 chromosome 4, fCenGer3.hap1.cur.20231027, whole genome shotgun sequence includes these proteins:
- the LOC139910247 gene encoding neuroepithelial cell-transforming gene 1 protein-like isoform X1 has product MEETEEVIGSATENKKQRLRRVPSRTSTTSIISAAEPSPETARRNNSKKPPLQRGSSFTFLTPGTPWDFSLKRKRKEKDDDTVSLSSFDLKEPSNKRVRPLAKVSSLANLISPSKNGAVRRFGQTIQSMSLRGDSKSPGISLKASSKAAGPTPTKRRNSTLWSETLDVHQKSTFSTKEIKRQEAIYELYRGEQDLIEDLQLARKAYHDPMLKLFIMTEEELTHIFGDLDAYIPLHEDLLTKLTEGTGPNGTVGQIGQIVIDWLPGLNAYKDYCSNQLAAKALLDQKKQDRRVQDFLQRCLESPFSRKLDLWSFLDIPRSRLVKYPLLLREILRHTPPDHPDVANLERAITIIQGVLSDINMRKGESECQYYIDKLEYLDDKQRDPLIDNCKTLLCHGELRNKSGSKLHVFLFSELLVLTRPVTRNERSCFQVYRQPIPVRDLALEDLQDGEIRMGGSFRGAFTNGEKAKNIFRVSSVDPSHGQSHTLQVNDIYHKQQWLNCLRSAMAQHQAAPLRVQEEAVRAKRRSSTISNGIYDEEADENCPHVSGAGLGLRTHSKTRLDKKFRGSLKRKETGV; this is encoded by the exons atggaagaaaccGAGGAAGTTATTGGAAGCGCGACGGAGAACAAAAAGCAGAGACTTCGCAGGGTGCCATCGAGGACATCCACCACCAGTATTATCAGTGCGGCGGAGCCGTCTCCTGAAACAGCACGGAGAAACAACTCCAAAAA ACCTCCACTGCAGAGAGGCAGCTCCTTCACCTTCCTCACTCCAGGGACACCATGGGACTTCAGTCTA AAGAGAAAACGCAAAGAGAAGGACGATGACACAGTCAGCCTGTCCAGCTTTGACCTTAAG GAACCTAGTAACAAGCGTGTGCGACCGCTGGCCAAGGTCTCATCCCTGGCCAACTTGATCTCTCCTTCAAAGAATGGGGCAGTTCGGCGCTTCGGCCAGACCATCCAG TCAATGTCGTTACGCGGTGATAGCAAGTCACCGGGGATTTCCCTCAAAGCCAGCAGCAAGGCAGCAGGCCCCACTCCCACTAAACGCAGAAACAGCACACTGTGGTCCGAGACGCTGGATGTCCATCAGAAGAGTACATTCTCCACCAAAGAGATCAAGAGACAAGAG GCAATTTATGAGCTTTACAGAGGAGAGCAAGATCTCATCGAGGATCTCCAACTTGCACGAAAG GCATACCATGATCCCATGCTAAAGCTTTTCATCATGACTGAGGAGGAACTGACTCACATTTTTGGGGACCTGGATGCGTACATCCCCCTGCATGAGG ACCTACTGACGAAGCTGACAGAGGGAACTGGCCCCAATGGGACAGTGGGTCAGATTGGACAGATAGTAATAGACTGG TTGCCTGGTCTGAATGCTTACAAGGACTACTGCAGCAACCAGCTGGcagccaaagccctgctggaCCAGAAGAAGCAGGACAGGCGGGTACAGGACTTCCTGCAGCGCTGCCTTGAGTCGCCCTTCAGCAGGAAGTTGGACCTCTGGAGCTTCCTGGATATCCCGCGTTCACGCTTGGTGAAATATCCACTGCTGCTGCGAGAGATCCTCAGACACACTCCTCCTGATCACCCAGACGTAGCCAATCTGGAGAGAGCA ATTACAATAATCCAGGGAGTTCTGTCTGACATCAACATGAGGAAAGGGGAGTCAGAGTGCCAGTACTATATAGACAAGCTGGAGTACCTGGATGATAAGCAGCGGGACCCTCTCATAGACAACTGTAAGACCCTTCTGTGTCATGGTGAGCTGCGGAACAAGAGTGGCTCG AAGCTGCATGTGTTCCTCTTCTCTGAGCTGTTGGTTCTGACCCGGCCGGTGACTCGTAATGAGAGGAGCTGCTTCCAGGTGTACCGGCAGCCCATCCCGGTCCGGGACTTGGCTCTAGAGGACCTGCAGGATGGAGAGATCCGCATGGGGGGTTCCTTCAGAGGGGCTTTCACCAATGGGGAGAAAG CTAAGAATATATTCCGTGTGAGCTCTGTGGATCCGTCCCACGGCCAGTCCCACACCCTGCAGGTCAATGACATCTACCACAAGCAGCAATGGCTCAACTGCCTACGCAGTGCAATGGCCCAGCACCAGGCGGCTCCACTCAGGGTTCAGGAAGAAGCCGTCAGAGCCAAGCGGCGCTCCTCAACTATCTCAAACGGCATCTATGACGAAGAGGCGGATGAGAACTGTCCCCATGTCTCGGGCGCTGGACTCGGCCTCCGGACGCACTCCAAGACCAGACTGGATAAGAAGTTCCGTGGCTCGCTAAAGAGGAAGGAAACTGGGGTGTAG
- the LOC139910247 gene encoding neuroepithelial cell-transforming gene 1 protein-like isoform X2, which translates to MTVIRNSHKRKRKEKDDDTVSLSSFDLKEPSNKRVRPLAKVSSLANLISPSKNGAVRRFGQTIQSMSLRGDSKSPGISLKASSKAAGPTPTKRRNSTLWSETLDVHQKSTFSTKEIKRQEAIYELYRGEQDLIEDLQLARKAYHDPMLKLFIMTEEELTHIFGDLDAYIPLHEDLLTKLTEGTGPNGTVGQIGQIVIDWLPGLNAYKDYCSNQLAAKALLDQKKQDRRVQDFLQRCLESPFSRKLDLWSFLDIPRSRLVKYPLLLREILRHTPPDHPDVANLERAITIIQGVLSDINMRKGESECQYYIDKLEYLDDKQRDPLIDNCKTLLCHGELRNKSGSKLHVFLFSELLVLTRPVTRNERSCFQVYRQPIPVRDLALEDLQDGEIRMGGSFRGAFTNGEKAKNIFRVSSVDPSHGQSHTLQVNDIYHKQQWLNCLRSAMAQHQAAPLRVQEEAVRAKRRSSTISNGIYDEEADENCPHVSGAGLGLRTHSKTRLDKKFRGSLKRKETGV; encoded by the exons ATGACTGTCATAAGGAATTCTCAT AAGAGAAAACGCAAAGAGAAGGACGATGACACAGTCAGCCTGTCCAGCTTTGACCTTAAG GAACCTAGTAACAAGCGTGTGCGACCGCTGGCCAAGGTCTCATCCCTGGCCAACTTGATCTCTCCTTCAAAGAATGGGGCAGTTCGGCGCTTCGGCCAGACCATCCAG TCAATGTCGTTACGCGGTGATAGCAAGTCACCGGGGATTTCCCTCAAAGCCAGCAGCAAGGCAGCAGGCCCCACTCCCACTAAACGCAGAAACAGCACACTGTGGTCCGAGACGCTGGATGTCCATCAGAAGAGTACATTCTCCACCAAAGAGATCAAGAGACAAGAG GCAATTTATGAGCTTTACAGAGGAGAGCAAGATCTCATCGAGGATCTCCAACTTGCACGAAAG GCATACCATGATCCCATGCTAAAGCTTTTCATCATGACTGAGGAGGAACTGACTCACATTTTTGGGGACCTGGATGCGTACATCCCCCTGCATGAGG ACCTACTGACGAAGCTGACAGAGGGAACTGGCCCCAATGGGACAGTGGGTCAGATTGGACAGATAGTAATAGACTGG TTGCCTGGTCTGAATGCTTACAAGGACTACTGCAGCAACCAGCTGGcagccaaagccctgctggaCCAGAAGAAGCAGGACAGGCGGGTACAGGACTTCCTGCAGCGCTGCCTTGAGTCGCCCTTCAGCAGGAAGTTGGACCTCTGGAGCTTCCTGGATATCCCGCGTTCACGCTTGGTGAAATATCCACTGCTGCTGCGAGAGATCCTCAGACACACTCCTCCTGATCACCCAGACGTAGCCAATCTGGAGAGAGCA ATTACAATAATCCAGGGAGTTCTGTCTGACATCAACATGAGGAAAGGGGAGTCAGAGTGCCAGTACTATATAGACAAGCTGGAGTACCTGGATGATAAGCAGCGGGACCCTCTCATAGACAACTGTAAGACCCTTCTGTGTCATGGTGAGCTGCGGAACAAGAGTGGCTCG AAGCTGCATGTGTTCCTCTTCTCTGAGCTGTTGGTTCTGACCCGGCCGGTGACTCGTAATGAGAGGAGCTGCTTCCAGGTGTACCGGCAGCCCATCCCGGTCCGGGACTTGGCTCTAGAGGACCTGCAGGATGGAGAGATCCGCATGGGGGGTTCCTTCAGAGGGGCTTTCACCAATGGGGAGAAAG CTAAGAATATATTCCGTGTGAGCTCTGTGGATCCGTCCCACGGCCAGTCCCACACCCTGCAGGTCAATGACATCTACCACAAGCAGCAATGGCTCAACTGCCTACGCAGTGCAATGGCCCAGCACCAGGCGGCTCCACTCAGGGTTCAGGAAGAAGCCGTCAGAGCCAAGCGGCGCTCCTCAACTATCTCAAACGGCATCTATGACGAAGAGGCGGATGAGAACTGTCCCCATGTCTCGGGCGCTGGACTCGGCCTCCGGACGCACTCCAAGACCAGACTGGATAAGAAGTTCCGTGGCTCGCTAAAGAGGAAGGAAACTGGGGTGTAG